The Bacillota bacterium genome segment CCACGCAGATGCTGCAGCGCCTCGATGGCCTGGATGGGGTCCTGAACGCGAAGGGCGCAGGTGCGGTGGAGTTCTCGGACCAGCCGGCCGTTGACGATGCTGACCTCTTCACGCTGGTGGGCGCCCAGCTCGAGTTCGAAGCCGATCTCGGGGCTTCCGTCCTCGGCGATGAGCAGCGTGTTGGGCAGGAAGTCCCGCTCGGCTACGAAGCTCACCCGTTCCAAGAGGCCTGGCGCCTCCAGCAGGTGCTGCAGAAAGTACAGGCTGGCCGGGTTTTTGAGAGGAAACCGGCTAAAGCGAAGGACCGCTTCGCGCTTGGCCTTGAGCATCTTGCGTACAGCGCGGCCTGAAGCTGTCGCTTCAGGCCTGCTGGTTGCCCCCCGTGCTGTAAAGCGATTCGACAAAATGGACCCTCAGGCCGGGATGCTCGTCAGAACCCCCTCTTGGGTGTGTCAGACAGTATTCTCTCCAGGTGGCGGCGATTCCTGCGAATGAGAACGAGCATGAAATGCCTGCCGTGAGTGGAAGGGAATGCCACCCGCTCCTTCCTCTCCCTTGACCCCGAACACACATTCGCGGTACAATAGGCGTGCAAGCCGAACATGTGTTTCCATGGGGGTTCCGGCATGGCTACGCTTGCTTACCTATACGCACCGCACATCAGCGCTGACATCGAACAGGCAATCGAGCCGGCCCTGCGGGGGCGGCCTCTGGTCATGGAGGAGAAGGGGCGCGTCGCCGACTGCTCCTGGGAGGCGGCAGCCCTGGGCGTTGAGGCCGGTGTCCCGCTGCGCCAGGCGCGCCTGGCCTGCCCGGATCTGGAGGTGCGGACGCTGCGCCCGGACCGCGCCCGCCGGCACATCGAGTCCGTCTGGGAAGCCCTGGCCAGCGCAGGCGCCGCGGTGGAGCCCGACACCTCCGGCGGGGCTTTTGTCGAACCGCCGCGCGGCCTGGCCCTCCCGCAGGGCCTGGCCGCACCGGTGCGGGTCGGACTTCCCGCCACCTCGGTGATCGGGACCGGCCCTACCCGTCTCGTGGCCAAGGCGGCCGCCCTGGAGGAGGCGGAGCGCCTGCACCGGATGCTGCCGCGGATCCAGCCTGACCGGCTCCGCAGTACCGGGGTCTTCGTGCGGCACGTCGAGCCGGACGCCGCCCGCACCTTTCTGGAGGGCCTCCCGATGCGACACTTCTGGATCTGCCCGCACGCCATCCAGCTACAGCTTACCCTGCTCGGCTTCAGGACCGTGGGGGAGGTGGCGCGCCTGGGCCCGGAGGCGCTGACGGAGCGCTTTGGCCCCATCGGATGGGATCTCTGGCAGAAAAGCCGCGGCGTTGACCCCTCGCCGGTGCTGCCGGCCTACCCTCCCCCATCGGTGGCGAGAGGCTTGGACCTGGACGGCTCCGGCTTCTCCCTGACGGAGCAGGGCGCTGCCCTGGCCGAACAGGTACGCCGGTGGGCACTTGAACTGGGGGCGGAACTGGAGTCGAGGATGCAACTGGCCCTGACGCTGGGCATCCGGCTGACGCTGACGGCCCCCCGCCGGCAACCCGCCCTCCGGGACGCGCCCCGCGGCGCATGGTCCGCTGCAGGTGGGTGGGTTACGCTCAGCGAGGCGATCCGCCTCAGCGAGCAACGCCGGCAGGCCCGGGCGTTTACGGATCTTGCGGTGAGGTTGCTCCAGCGCCTTGTCCGGCAGGCGCGCTTCTGGCTTCAGGCGGGCGCCTCTCCCCTCCGGCTGGATCTCGTCGCCGCCCCCCTTCAGCCTGCCCGGCCCCGCCAGGCTTCCCTGATGGGGCCGGGTGAGCCGCCCCGCCCGGCCCGGATGAGCCAGGCGATCCAGGCCGTCTGCCGGCAGGTGGGGCCGGGTGCCATCCGCGCCGCGTCCGGCGAAAGCCTGACCCGTCGGGAAGCCATGCTGACCCTCGTCGAACAGGGAGTGGGCCTGCCTTGAGCCGGCGCATCGAGGAGCCTGTCCAGGCCTGCGGCGCCCTGCACCCCCGGCCCGGCACACCCTGCCCCCATTCGCCCTGCGCGGCGCCGGCCTGCTTCGTCTGGCGGGGCCGGAGGATTGCCGTCCGGGAGTGCCTGGACGAGTGGTACGAGACGGGGCGCTGGTGGGACGGTGAGGGCGAAAAGCGGTTCGTTCAGGTGCTGACGGCCGACCGGGGCATCTACGAACTCGGGTACGACGTGGCCACGGGCCAGTGGCAGCTCTACCGGGTTGTGGACTGAGAGATGGCTTCTCCGGAGTTCGTGCACCTGCACGTTCACACCCCTTTCTCCTTCCTGGACGGCGCCAGCTCCATCGAGGCCCTGCTGGATCGAGCCGGCGCTTTGGGGATGCGGGCACTTGCCATCACCGACCACGACGGTTTGAGCGGGGCGGTGCGCTTCGTACAACAGGCCCAAGCCCGTGGGATCAAGCCCATCGTCGGCACCGAACTGACGCTGGAAGGCGGCTACCACCTGACGCTTTTGGTGCAAAACCGCACCGGCTACGCCAATCTGTGCCGCATCCTCACCGATGCCCACCTCGGCTCGCCGCGCCGCTCGCCCCGCGCCCGGTGGGAGAGCATCGCACGCTTCAGCGACGGCCTCATCGCGCTCACGGGGTGCCGGCGGGGGGAGCTCGCCACCCGGCTCCTGAAGGGCCAGGAGCGGGAGGCGCGCCGGGCGCTGCAGCGCTACCGGGAGGTCTTCAAGGATCGCCTCTTCGTGGAGCTTCAGGACCTGCGCCTCCCAAAGAGCCGCCATCTGGCCCGGCGCCTGGCCGAACTGGCCGGCGCGGCGGGTGTGCCCGTGGCGGCCACCAACGACGTCCACCACGCCCGAAAGGCCGACTTTCCGGTGCACGACGTGCTGAGTTGCGTGCGCACCCTGACCCGGCTCGAGTCGGTGCACCCCGAACGGCGCCTCAACGCCGAGCAGTACCTCAAGTCGCCGAAGGAGATGGCCGAGCTCTTTGCAGACCTCCCCGAGGCGCTGGCCAACACGTGCCGCATCGCGCAAGTATGCGACGAAAACGTGCTGCCCCTGGGGGAGAAGCTCTTCCCCTCCTACCCGGTGCCGCCCGGCGAGACGGCCGCAGGGCTTTTGCGCCGGCTCACGTACGAGGGCGCGGCAAAGCGCCACGGGCAGCTCACCGAGGCCCTCCGCCACCGCCTGGACCACGAGCTTCACATCATCGAGGCACTGGGCGTCGAGGATTACTTTTTGGTGGCGCACGACATCGTCCAGTTCGCCCGCCGCCGCGGCATCCGCACCGCCGGGCGCGGCTCGGCCGCCGACTCGGCCGTCGCCTATGCGCTGTTCCTTACCGACGTGGACGCCGCCGGCCGGGGGCTCTTGTTTGAGCGCTTCCTGAGCCTGGAGCGGGCCCAGAAGCCAGACATCGACATCGACTTTGACGCCCGCCGCCGGGACGAGGTGGCCGCGTACGTCTACGAACGGTTCGGCGCCGATCACGTGGCCTCGGTGGCGACTTATAACACCTTCCAGGCCCGTTCGGCGCTGCGGGACATTGGCAAGGCGATGGGCTACCCCGAGGCGGAACTCCACGCTCTGGCCAGCCGGTTCCCCCACATCCCGGCCGGCGCCATCCGCCACGCTGCGGCGCGCCTGCCGGAACTGCGCAAAAGCGAGCTGCTCAGGCCCCCGCCGGGACATAACGGCCACCGCTACGAGCTGCTCTTCGACCTGGCCGAGGCGGTCGCCGGCTTTCCCCGCCACCTCGGAACGCACCTCGGCGGCCTCATCATCAGCGATCAGCCCATCGCCGAACTGGTTCCGCTCCAGATGGCCGCCAAAGGAGTGGTGGTGGCGCAGTTCGACAAGGACGACGTGGAGGCCATGGGCTTCATCAAGCTCGATCTCCTCAGCCTGCGGATGCTGGGCGCCGTGGACGACACGGTCACCCTGATTGCTCATGGCGAAAGGGCTCATGGCGGCG includes the following:
- a CDS encoding YpiB family protein codes for the protein MLKAKREAVLRFSRFPLKNPASLYFLQHLLEAPGLLERVSFVAERDFLPNTLLIAEDGSPEIGFELELGAHQREEVSIVNGRLVRELHRTCALRVQDPIQAIEALQHLRGRLYAAFAFAGEIPPWYRAVLEPNPAMPVRSDQRRRVEAALSDIVREQVDLLLLAITLRQELEEQLKNRDREGFARTAPLYNTVRQRCLWDI
- a CDS encoding DUF6504 family protein, producing the protein MSRRIEEPVQACGALHPRPGTPCPHSPCAAPACFVWRGRRIAVRECLDEWYETGRWWDGEGEKRFVQVLTADRGIYELGYDVATGQWQLYRVVD
- a CDS encoding DNA polymerase III subunit alpha, which gives rise to MASPEFVHLHVHTPFSFLDGASSIEALLDRAGALGMRALAITDHDGLSGAVRFVQQAQARGIKPIVGTELTLEGGYHLTLLVQNRTGYANLCRILTDAHLGSPRRSPRARWESIARFSDGLIALTGCRRGELATRLLKGQEREARRALQRYREVFKDRLFVELQDLRLPKSRHLARRLAELAGAAGVPVAATNDVHHARKADFPVHDVLSCVRTLTRLESVHPERRLNAEQYLKSPKEMAELFADLPEALANTCRIAQVCDENVLPLGEKLFPSYPVPPGETAAGLLRRLTYEGAAKRHGQLTEALRHRLDHELHIIEALGVEDYFLVAHDIVQFARRRGIRTAGRGSAADSAVAYALFLTDVDAAGRGLLFERFLSLERAQKPDIDIDFDARRRDEVAAYVYERFGADHVASVATYNTFQARSALRDIGKAMGYPEAELHALASRFPHIPAGAIRHAAARLPELRKSELLRPPPGHNGHRYELLFDLAEAVAGFPRHLGTHLGGLIISDQPIAELVPLQMAAKGVVVAQFDKDDVEAMGFIKLDLLSLRMLGAVDDTVTLIAHGERAHGGGFSYDHIPLDDRDTYRMLNEGDTVGVFQLESPAQRALQSRLGAEHIEDIVASVALIRPGPIKGNMVEPFIARRRGHQAVSYIHPALERILKKTYGVVLFQEQVIEIATAVAGFSPGESDRLRRAMTHFRSEKEMEAIGELFLQRARARGVPPDVARTVFSYIVGYAGYGFCEAHAAAFATTAYKTAYLLRHYPAQFYAALLNNQPMGFYPPHTLVTEARRRGVAVLGPDVNQSGAHYQVVKLPPDGGTAIRTPLKVVRSLGEQGARAILDERAQGGPYRSLFDLCRRVALPRDALEALIMAGALDSLSPNRRSLLWHLPSVMAQARQARDPGGEGDATLQANLPLPAPVGEAVPPGFSDAATHLEDFPPFEKLALELYAMGFSPDKHLMAFVRPALKRRGVLTTQEVRRRAKGERVQVAGLVVRPHRPPTRSGRIVVFLTLEDEEGLLDATVFEDVYQRFGHHIFTRPALVITGQVEKRGQGISVTTHRVEPLPLTPAS